A single genomic interval of Mustela nigripes isolate SB6536 chromosome 7, MUSNIG.SB6536, whole genome shotgun sequence harbors:
- the EGR4 gene encoding early growth response protein 4 isoform X2, whose amino-acid sequence MLHLSEFSGPDALLVKSTEGCCAEPSTELSRLPGRDAPATAGYPGGDFLSWALSSCSAGGDLADSCFLEGPAPTPPPGLSYSGSFFIQAVPEHPHDPEALFNLMSGILGLAPFPGPEAAASRSPLDASFSAGPDALLPGPPDLYSPDLGAAAFPEAFWEASPSAGAPSQCLYEPQLSPPDVKPGLRAPPASPALDTASAFKGPYAPWELLSAGAPGSCGSQGAYQAPSDARFPSMGAKIEDLLSISCPAELPAGPANRLYPTGSYDAYPLAAGDLGEVAEGLPGLLTPPSGDGGSSGDGGEFLAGTQAQVSPLGLRSTAADFPKPLVADITGSSGVAEPPGPPPPAPFPPTKARRKGRRGGKCSARCFCPRPHAKAFACPVESCVRSFARSDELNRHLRIHTGHKPFQCRICLRNFSRSDHLTTHVRTHTGEKPFACDVCGRRFARSDEKKRHSKVHLKQKARAEERLKGLGFYSLGLSFAAL is encoded by the exons ATGCTTCACCTTAGCGAGTTTTCCGGCCCCGACGCGCTTCTGGTCAAGTCCACCGAGGGCTGTTGCGCGGAACCCAGCACTGAATTGTCCCGGCTGCCCGGTAGGGACGCGCCGGCGACTGCCGGCTACCCCGGAG gcgACTTCTTGAGCTGGGCTTTGAGCAGCTGCAGCGCCGGGGGGGACTTAGCCGATTCCTGCTTCCTGGAGGGGCCTGCACCCACGCCCCCTCCTGGCCTCAGCTACAGCGGTAGCTTCTTCATCCAAGCAGTACCCGAACACCCGCACGACCCGGAGGCACTCTTCAACCTCATGTCGGGCATCCTGGGTCTGGCACCTTTCCCCGGCCCTGAGGCGGCAGCATCCCGGTCTCCGCTGGACGCCTCTTTTTCCGCAGGCCCCGACGCCTTGCTGCCGGGTCCCCCGGACCTTTACTCCCCGGATCTGGGCGCTGCCGCCTTCCCAGAGGCGTTCTGGGAAGCCTCACCCTCGGCAGGCGCCCCCTCACAGTGCCTGTATGAGCCTCAGCTCTCCCCGCCCGACGTCAAGCCAGGCCTCCGGGCGCCTCCGGCCTCCCCTGCGCTGGACACTGCCTCGGCCTTCAAAGGCCCCTACGCTCCCTGGGAGCTGCTCTCAGCTGGAGCCCCAGGGAGCTGTGGGTCACAGGGAGCCTACCAGGCCCCCTCCGACGCCCGTTTCCCTTCGATGGGGGCCAAGATTGAAGACCTGCTGTCCATCAGCTGCCCGGCGGAGCTGCCAGCCGGTCCCGCCAACAGACTCTACCCCACGGGGTCTTACGACGCTTATCCGCTGGCCGCAGGTGACTTAGGAGAGGTGGCCGAGGGCCTCCCGGGTCTCCTGACCCCTCCTAGTGGGGATGGGGGGAGTAGCGGCGACGGTGGAGAGTTTCTGGCGGGTACTCAGGCTCAGGTTTCTCCCCTGGGCCTTCGCAGCACCGCGGCGGACTTCCCGAAACCTCTGGTGGCAGACATCACTGGGAGCAGTGGCGTGGCCGAGCCTCCGGGGCCACCGCCACCGGCCCCATTCCCACCCACCAAGGCGCGGCGCAAGGGGCGCCGGGGCGGCAAGTGCAGCGCGCGCTGCTTCTGCCCGCGGCCTCACGCCAAGGCCTTTGCTTGCCCAGTGGAGAGCTGTGTGCGCAGCTTTGCGCGCTCCGACGAGCTCAACCGCCACCTGCGCATCCACACCGGCCACAAGCCCTTCCAGTGCCGCATCTGCCTCCGCAACTTCAGCCGAAGCGACCACCTTACCACCCACGTGCGCACTCACACGGGTGAGAAACCCTTTGCCTGCGACGTGTGCGGCCGCCGCTTCGCGCGCAGTGATGAGAAGAAAAGGCACAGCAAGGTGCACCTCAAGCAGAAGGCGCGCGCGGAGGAGCGGCTCAAGGGCCTTGGCTTTTACTCTTTGGGCCTCTCTTTCGCCGCCCTGTGA
- the EGR4 gene encoding early growth response protein 4 isoform X1 — translation MAVARGVGSPEPARPLLYKWGGRGSGEPGCALEKREAAARGRSRRAKAPRPPVPFPKGEHLEPGARVLGSVRHRAPQQLASPSPARSQAHRARPPAPRSRRRAMLHLSEFSGPDALLVKSTEGCCAEPSTELSRLPGRDAPATAGYPGAGDFLSWALSSCSAGGDLADSCFLEGPAPTPPPGLSYSGSFFIQAVPEHPHDPEALFNLMSGILGLAPFPGPEAAASRSPLDASFSAGPDALLPGPPDLYSPDLGAAAFPEAFWEASPSAGAPSQCLYEPQLSPPDVKPGLRAPPASPALDTASAFKGPYAPWELLSAGAPGSCGSQGAYQAPSDARFPSMGAKIEDLLSISCPAELPAGPANRLYPTGSYDAYPLAAGDLGEVAEGLPGLLTPPSGDGGSSGDGGEFLAGTQAQVSPLGLRSTAADFPKPLVADITGSSGVAEPPGPPPPAPFPPTKARRKGRRGGKCSARCFCPRPHAKAFACPVESCVRSFARSDELNRHLRIHTGHKPFQCRICLRNFSRSDHLTTHVRTHTGEKPFACDVCGRRFARSDEKKRHSKVHLKQKARAEERLKGLGFYSLGLSFAAL, via the exons ATGGCAGTGGCCCGGGGAGTCGGAAGCCCGGAGCCAGCGCGGCCGCTGCTATATAAGTGGGGGGGCCGCGGATCGGGGGAGCCCGGCTGCGCTTTGGAGAAGCGAGAAGCCGCCGCCCGAGGCAGGTCCCGGCGAGCAAAGGCGCCTCGGCCCCCCGTTCCCTTTCCCAAAGGTGAGCACCTGGAGCCAGGAGCCCGGGTGCTTGGGTCAGTGAGGCACAGGGCACCGCAACAGCTGGCCTCCCCGTCACCCGCGCGCAGCCAAGCCCATCGGGCGAGGCCCCCGGCgccccgcagccgccgccgcgcCATGCTTCACCTTAGCGAGTTTTCCGGCCCCGACGCGCTTCTGGTCAAGTCCACCGAGGGCTGTTGCGCGGAACCCAGCACTGAATTGTCCCGGCTGCCCGGTAGGGACGCGCCGGCGACTGCCGGCTACCCCGGAG caggcgACTTCTTGAGCTGGGCTTTGAGCAGCTGCAGCGCCGGGGGGGACTTAGCCGATTCCTGCTTCCTGGAGGGGCCTGCACCCACGCCCCCTCCTGGCCTCAGCTACAGCGGTAGCTTCTTCATCCAAGCAGTACCCGAACACCCGCACGACCCGGAGGCACTCTTCAACCTCATGTCGGGCATCCTGGGTCTGGCACCTTTCCCCGGCCCTGAGGCGGCAGCATCCCGGTCTCCGCTGGACGCCTCTTTTTCCGCAGGCCCCGACGCCTTGCTGCCGGGTCCCCCGGACCTTTACTCCCCGGATCTGGGCGCTGCCGCCTTCCCAGAGGCGTTCTGGGAAGCCTCACCCTCGGCAGGCGCCCCCTCACAGTGCCTGTATGAGCCTCAGCTCTCCCCGCCCGACGTCAAGCCAGGCCTCCGGGCGCCTCCGGCCTCCCCTGCGCTGGACACTGCCTCGGCCTTCAAAGGCCCCTACGCTCCCTGGGAGCTGCTCTCAGCTGGAGCCCCAGGGAGCTGTGGGTCACAGGGAGCCTACCAGGCCCCCTCCGACGCCCGTTTCCCTTCGATGGGGGCCAAGATTGAAGACCTGCTGTCCATCAGCTGCCCGGCGGAGCTGCCAGCCGGTCCCGCCAACAGACTCTACCCCACGGGGTCTTACGACGCTTATCCGCTGGCCGCAGGTGACTTAGGAGAGGTGGCCGAGGGCCTCCCGGGTCTCCTGACCCCTCCTAGTGGGGATGGGGGGAGTAGCGGCGACGGTGGAGAGTTTCTGGCGGGTACTCAGGCTCAGGTTTCTCCCCTGGGCCTTCGCAGCACCGCGGCGGACTTCCCGAAACCTCTGGTGGCAGACATCACTGGGAGCAGTGGCGTGGCCGAGCCTCCGGGGCCACCGCCACCGGCCCCATTCCCACCCACCAAGGCGCGGCGCAAGGGGCGCCGGGGCGGCAAGTGCAGCGCGCGCTGCTTCTGCCCGCGGCCTCACGCCAAGGCCTTTGCTTGCCCAGTGGAGAGCTGTGTGCGCAGCTTTGCGCGCTCCGACGAGCTCAACCGCCACCTGCGCATCCACACCGGCCACAAGCCCTTCCAGTGCCGCATCTGCCTCCGCAACTTCAGCCGAAGCGACCACCTTACCACCCACGTGCGCACTCACACGGGTGAGAAACCCTTTGCCTGCGACGTGTGCGGCCGCCGCTTCGCGCGCAGTGATGAGAAGAAAAGGCACAGCAAGGTGCACCTCAAGCAGAAGGCGCGCGCGGAGGAGCGGCTCAAGGGCCTTGGCTTTTACTCTTTGGGCCTCTCTTTCGCCGCCCTGTGA